A genome region from Clostridium sp. JN-9 includes the following:
- a CDS encoding phosphoribosylformylglycinamidine synthase: MKKRVNRIFVRKKPEYAVESHLLLQDLKLSLHLENLDDVKIINRYDIQGISDEEYEISKKTIFSEPNVDFIYEEKLPAFENSKIFASEYLPGQYDQRSDSASQCLQILTKKEDILVKYAKVFIITGNINDEEFNKIRQYCINPVDSREASLVKPDKIENLVNVPETVETIENFISLNEDELNDFYKDKNLAMSFSDLKFVQSYFKSEKRNPTITEIKVIDTYWSDHCRHTTFMTEIDNVEFSDDDLTAPIKNTYKEYINSRDYVYGDKNKPKCLMDLAVICMKELRKKGLLDDLEESEEINACSIEVEAEIDGKKEKWLVMFKNETHNHPTEIEPFGGAATCLGGAIRDPLSGRSYVYQAMRVTGSGDPTVSLDETLPGKLPQKKITLGAAQGYSSYGNQIGIATGCVHEVYHPGYVAKRMEVGAVIGAAPKKNVIREEPVEGDIIILVGGRTGRDGCGGATGSSKKHTECSLESCGAEVQKGNAPTERKIQRLFRNEKVSKLIKRCNDFGAGGVSVAIGELSDGLKINLDVVPKKYEGLDGTELAISESQERMAVVVSKDKAEEFIHFASLENLEATIVAQVTKEKRLKMYWNGTAIVDISRDFLNTNGVRQKTDVFVKAPSNIGRFFKASTNTDSIKDELFNRLSQLNGCSEKGLVERFDSTIGAGTVIMPYGGKYQRTPSEAMVAKLPVRHGNTTTATAMAYGFNPYICELSPYHGAVYSVIESVCKIVAAGGNYKNIKLTLQEYFEKLGTEPETWGKPFAALLGAYKVQRELGIAAIGGKDSMSGSFNDLDVPPSLVSFSVGIVNSSKAISPEFEKLGSKIVYIPAEIDEHYLPDFNTLKTNLDKVSQLINDGKVISAQSIKNNGILYAITLMCFGNKIGFNFTENIKKDDLFNAEYGAFILEFNSDTDIAEELKEINYKIIGSTQSEPFIEIGKEKISIDDAYYAWSHTLEDIFKTESEKITMDIEDIKFEYRSKKAPYIKIAKPRVFIPAFPGTNCEYDSEKAFINAGAEVNTFIFRNLSSQDVSDSIKAMAEEIKKSQIIMIPGGFSAGDEPDGSGKFIANVFRNSEIKEAVMELLKNRDGLILGICNGFQALIKLGLVPYGEITDIDEDSPTLTYNKIGRHVSTMVNTKVTSVLSPWLSKVNVGDIHTIPVSHGEGRFVASQNFMKKLIENGQIATQYVDFRGHATYDINYNPNGSYFAVEGITSPDGRIFGKMAHSERMGIDICRNIPGNKDQKIFQSGVEYFK, encoded by the coding sequence ATGAAAAAAAGAGTAAATAGAATATTTGTTAGGAAAAAGCCAGAATATGCTGTGGAAAGTCATTTATTACTTCAGGATTTAAAATTAAGCCTGCATTTAGAAAACTTAGACGATGTAAAGATTATTAACAGATATGATATACAAGGTATTTCAGATGAGGAATATGAGATTTCTAAAAAAACCATATTTTCTGAGCCAAATGTAGATTTTATATATGAAGAAAAATTACCAGCCTTTGAAAATAGTAAAATTTTTGCCTCTGAATATTTACCAGGTCAATATGATCAAAGGTCAGATTCTGCATCACAGTGTCTTCAGATTCTTACTAAGAAGGAAGATATTTTAGTTAAATATGCCAAAGTATTTATTATTACAGGAAATATAAATGATGAGGAATTTAATAAAATAAGACAATATTGCATAAATCCTGTTGATTCAAGAGAAGCTTCATTAGTTAAACCTGATAAAATAGAAAACTTAGTTAATGTACCAGAAACCGTTGAAACCATAGAAAATTTCATTTCACTTAATGAAGATGAATTAAATGACTTTTACAAAGATAAAAATCTAGCCATGAGTTTTAGCGACTTAAAGTTTGTACAAAGCTACTTTAAATCAGAAAAAAGGAATCCTACAATTACAGAAATAAAGGTTATAGATACCTATTGGTCGGATCACTGCAGACACACTACTTTTATGACAGAAATAGATAATGTTGAATTTAGTGATGATGATTTAACTGCACCAATTAAGAACACTTATAAGGAATATATTAACAGTCGGGATTATGTTTATGGTGATAAAAATAAACCAAAATGCCTTATGGATTTAGCAGTAATCTGCATGAAAGAATTAAGAAAAAAAGGGCTTCTGGATGATTTAGAAGAATCAGAAGAAATCAATGCCTGCAGTATTGAAGTTGAAGCTGAAATTGATGGTAAAAAAGAAAAGTGGCTTGTAATGTTCAAAAATGAAACTCATAATCATCCTACAGAAATTGAGCCTTTTGGAGGAGCAGCTACATGCCTTGGTGGAGCTATAAGAGATCCCCTATCCGGCAGATCATACGTTTATCAGGCTATGAGAGTTACAGGCAGCGGTGATCCAACTGTAAGTTTAGATGAAACATTACCTGGAAAACTTCCTCAAAAGAAAATCACTTTAGGAGCTGCACAAGGCTATAGTTCATATGGAAATCAAATTGGAATTGCAACAGGATGCGTACATGAGGTATATCATCCCGGGTATGTAGCTAAAAGAATGGAAGTAGGAGCAGTAATTGGAGCCGCACCTAAAAAGAATGTTATCCGTGAAGAACCTGTAGAAGGAGATATAATCATTCTTGTTGGCGGAAGAACAGGCAGAGACGGCTGCGGGGGAGCAACGGGATCATCAAAGAAGCATACCGAATGTTCTCTTGAAAGCTGTGGGGCAGAAGTACAAAAGGGTAATGCTCCAACTGAAAGAAAAATTCAAAGATTATTTAGAAATGAAAAGGTAAGCAAACTTATAAAGCGATGCAATGACTTTGGTGCAGGCGGAGTAAGCGTGGCAATTGGTGAACTAAGTGATGGCCTTAAAATAAATTTAGATGTTGTGCCAAAAAAATATGAAGGTTTAGATGGTACTGAATTAGCAATTTCTGAATCTCAGGAAAGAATGGCTGTAGTTGTTTCCAAAGATAAAGCAGAGGAATTTATACACTTTGCATCATTGGAAAATTTAGAGGCTACAATAGTTGCACAGGTTACAAAAGAAAAAAGGCTTAAAATGTACTGGAATGGCACTGCCATAGTTGATATAAGCAGAGATTTTCTTAATACAAATGGAGTAAGGCAGAAAACTGATGTATTTGTAAAGGCTCCTTCAAATATAGGCAGATTCTTTAAAGCCAGCACAAATACGGACTCTATAAAGGATGAGCTGTTTAACAGATTGTCTCAGCTTAATGGATGCAGTGAAAAAGGCTTGGTAGAAAGATTTGACAGCACTATTGGAGCAGGAACGGTGATTATGCCATATGGCGGAAAGTACCAGAGAACACCTTCTGAAGCAATGGTAGCTAAGCTTCCTGTAAGGCACGGTAATACAACTACGGCAACAGCAATGGCTTATGGATTTAACCCTTATATCTGCGAATTAAGTCCTTATCATGGAGCAGTATATTCAGTTATTGAATCAGTGTGCAAAATAGTAGCTGCAGGAGGCAATTATAAAAATATAAAGCTTACCCTTCAGGAATACTTTGAAAAATTAGGAACTGAGCCTGAAACATGGGGAAAGCCATTTGCTGCACTGTTAGGTGCTTATAAAGTTCAAAGAGAACTTGGTATTGCTGCAATTGGCGGCAAAGACAGTATGTCTGGCAGTTTTAACGATTTAGATGTGCCACCATCATTAGTGTCCTTCTCAGTAGGTATTGTTAACAGCAGTAAAGCTATTTCACCTGAATTTGAAAAATTAGGCAGTAAAATAGTTTATATACCTGCAGAAATAGATGAACATTATTTACCGGATTTTAACACATTAAAGACCAATCTTGATAAAGTTTCACAGTTGATTAATGATGGAAAAGTCATATCAGCACAAAGTATTAAAAATAACGGAATTTTATATGCCATAACATTAATGTGCTTTGGCAATAAAATAGGTTTCAATTTTACAGAAAATATTAAAAAAGATGATTTGTTTAATGCTGAATATGGTGCATTTATTCTTGAATTTAACAGTGATACAGACATTGCTGAAGAACTTAAAGAAATCAATTATAAAATAATTGGATCAACACAATCCGAGCCCTTTATAGAAATAGGAAAAGAAAAAATTTCTATAGATGATGCATATTATGCATGGAGCCATACTTTAGAAGATATATTCAAAACGGAATCTGAAAAGATAACAATGGATATTGAAGACATAAAATTTGAATATAGAAGCAAAAAAGCTCCATATATTAAAATAGCAAAACCAAGAGTATTTATACCAGCTTTCCCAGGCACCAACTGTGAATATGATTCAGAAAAAGCATTTATAAATGCAGGTGCAGAAGTAAATACATTTATTTTTAGAAACTTATCATCACAGGATGTATCAGATTCAATTAAAGCTATGGCTGAAGAAATAAAAAAGAGTCAGATTATTATGATCCCTGGAGGTTTTAGTGCTGGAGATGAGCCTGATGGTTCAGGAAAGTTTATAGCTAATGTATTTAGAAATTCTGAAATAAAAGAGGCCGTAATGGAATTGCTAAAAAACAGGGATGGTTTAATACTTGGAATATGCAATGGGTTTCAGGCATTGATAAAACTTGGTCTTGTTCCTTATGGCGAAATTACAGATATTGATGAAGATAGTCCAACTTTAACATATAACAAAATTGGCAGACATGTTTCAACTATGGTAAATACAAAGGTTACTTCAGTGCTTTCCCCATGGCTTTCAAAAGTAAATGTTGGCGACATTCACACTATACCCGTTTCACATGGAGAGGGAAGGTTTGTGGCAAGTCAGAATTTTATGAAAAAGCTTATAGAAAATGGACAAATTGCAACACAATATGTGGATTTTAGGGGCCATGCTACTTATGATATTAATTACAATCCAAATGGCTCATACTTTGCTGTAGAAGGCATTACAAGCCCAGATGGGAGAATATTTGGCAAAATGGCTCACAGTGAGAGAATGGGCATAGATATATGCAGGAATATACCTGGCAATAAAGATCAGAAAATATTCCAGTCAGGAGTTGAATACTTTAAATAA
- a CDS encoding class I SAM-dependent methyltransferase — protein MQEEHTKINEIAWNQLAYEAWINRFGEPYEAALKVKENPLKRLGSLDKYFTNVKGKKICNLLGSNGVKAVALSLLGAQVTVVDFSYDNYRYAENLAREANVNVQYIVSDVLKLPLDKLSEQYDIVFCELGILHYFTDLNPFFRIAYKLLKSNGIFLIEDFHPVSTKLITTKGKRHKINGDYFSSDIVETEVAYMKYVPGIESLTEEEKKAIPKAYLRKWTLGEIVTSIADEGFCIKVLEESESPKPEDKGIPKLFTIKAIKI, from the coding sequence ATGCAGGAGGAACACACTAAAATTAATGAAATTGCATGGAATCAATTGGCATATGAAGCATGGATAAATAGATTCGGTGAGCCATATGAAGCAGCATTAAAAGTAAAAGAAAATCCATTAAAAAGACTTGGATCATTAGATAAATATTTTACAAATGTAAAGGGTAAAAAAATCTGTAATTTATTAGGATCAAATGGAGTAAAGGCAGTTGCATTGTCATTACTAGGAGCACAGGTTACAGTTGTAGATTTTTCCTATGATAATTACAGATATGCTGAAAATTTGGCAAGGGAAGCTAATGTGAATGTACAGTACATTGTTTCAGATGTATTAAAATTACCCCTTGATAAATTGTCAGAACAATACGATATAGTTTTCTGCGAACTTGGAATACTTCATTACTTTACAGATCTAAATCCATTTTTTAGAATTGCATATAAGTTACTTAAATCTAATGGAATATTTTTAATTGAAGACTTTCATCCTGTTTCAACAAAATTAATAACTACAAAAGGAAAAAGGCATAAAATTAATGGTGACTACTTTAGCAGCGATATTGTAGAAACTGAAGTTGCCTATATGAAATATGTTCCAGGAATTGAAAGCCTGACAGAAGAAGAAAAAAAAGCCATTCCAAAAGCTTACCTAAGAAAATGGACATTAGGTGAAATAGTAACCTCCATTGCAGATGAAGGGTTTTGTATAAAGGTATTAGAAGAAAGTGAAAGCCCTAAACCTGAAGATAAAGGTATTCCAAAGTTATTTACCATTAAGGCAATAAAAATTTGA
- a CDS encoding methyl-accepting chemotaxis protein — MKFISFFKVRSKGKAETMADSKKADSKMESVRNSITAVKSTSQKIDDASVTLNSTSKQMVTAANEVASAVQEVAKGATEQANELMDAVNLLSNLSNEINEVNNKLNAVKDKSLETETIATNGTNIINELIQSIVDVKGSFDTVMEKFKGLSESVSKIGHITDIINSISEQTNLLALNAAIEAARAGDQGRGFAVVAEEIRKLAEQSKNSSTEIIGLVKSVTKETEEVMINSNNLNDLIENQANSANDTTISFEDIKASVKSIPAVIEDTHNSLKNAIDAKNVVLNKVQNVSAVAEQVSASSQEISASSEEMLSSAEEVSNLASAVKGTSNELNKEVSILEL, encoded by the coding sequence ATGAAATTTATTTCTTTTTTTAAGGTAAGATCAAAAGGAAAAGCTGAAACAATGGCTGATTCAAAAAAAGCAGACAGCAAAATGGAAAGCGTTAGAAATTCCATAACAGCTGTGAAAAGTACTTCACAAAAAATAGATGATGCATCAGTAACATTAAATTCAACATCAAAACAAATGGTTACCGCAGCTAATGAAGTGGCTAGTGCAGTTCAGGAAGTTGCTAAGGGGGCAACTGAACAGGCCAACGAATTAATGGATGCAGTGAATCTGCTTTCTAATTTATCTAATGAAATTAATGAAGTGAATAATAAGCTGAATGCAGTAAAGGATAAAAGCCTTGAAACCGAAACCATAGCCACAAATGGCACTAATATTATAAATGAATTAATTCAATCTATTGTTGATGTAAAAGGATCCTTTGATACTGTTATGGAAAAATTTAAAGGATTATCTGAATCAGTTTCCAAAATAGGACACATCACAGATATAATTAACAGTATTTCAGAACAGACTAATTTATTGGCTTTAAATGCTGCTATTGAAGCTGCAAGAGCAGGAGATCAGGGAAGGGGCTTTGCAGTTGTAGCTGAAGAAATAAGAAAATTAGCAGAGCAGTCTAAAAATTCATCAACTGAAATTATAGGCTTAGTGAAATCAGTTACAAAAGAAACTGAAGAAGTAATGATAAATTCAAATAATTTAAATGATCTTATAGAAAATCAGGCAAACTCAGCAAATGATACTACAATATCATTTGAAGACATTAAAGCTTCTGTTAAATCCATACCTGCTGTAATAGAAGATACACATAATTCTTTAAAAAATGCTATTGATGCAAAGAATGTAGTTTTAAATAAAGTTCAAAACGTATCAGCAGTTGCAGAGCAGGTATCTGCTTCATCACAGGAGATATCAGCTTCATCTGAAGAAATGCTATCGTCAGCAGAAGAAGTATCAAATTTAGCCTCAGCAGTTAAAGGCACATCTAATGAATTAAATAAGGAAGTTAGTATTTTAGAACTTTAA
- a CDS encoding DUF3232 domain-containing protein gives MIREKAVCFLRTISNSQDIDCMELIEDLITCCGEYASRKITLEAALLVEKYTRETNGYMEYIKKLDKQLKESDIDLRDTVKAVNRICRQYDLPLIFDGNEDSDSDLLKFTNMVIKEMSMEKTT, from the coding sequence ATGATTAGAGAGAAAGCAGTTTGCTTTTTAAGGACCATTTCCAATTCTCAGGATATAGATTGCATGGAATTAATTGAAGACCTGATTACATGCTGTGGGGAATACGCAAGCAGAAAGATCACTCTGGAAGCTGCTTTACTTGTTGAAAAATACACAAGAGAAACTAATGGATATATGGAATATATAAAAAAACTAGACAAGCAATTAAAAGAATCAGATATTGATTTAAGAGATACAGTAAAAGCAGTTAACAGAATATGCAGGCAATACGATTTACCCCTCATATTTGACGGAAATGAGGATAGTGATTCAGATTTACTTAAGTTTACCAACATGGTAATCAAAGAAATGTCAATGGAGAAAACAACTTAA
- a CDS encoding carbon-nitrogen hydrolase family protein, with translation MNKIKVGIIQMAVGISKKANLSHAAELIKKAAKEGGEILVLPEMFVCPYSKKYFRDFSEEIDENNIEDTSESLKLLTNLARELKVYIICGSIPEMHNGNLYNTSYALNDSGVMIGKYRKIHLFNINIKNKVSFKESDTFACGDKAVTFDTKWGKMGTVICFDIRFNELIRELALHDAKIVFVPAVFNPLTGKDHWDLLFRSRAVDNQIFTIGCCSARNPDLIKYTTYGHSLAVNPWGNIIEQIPNNDEDILMVQLDLDEIDSVRQQLPVLSSIKKDL, from the coding sequence ATGAATAAAATAAAAGTAGGGATAATCCAGATGGCTGTAGGAATCAGTAAAAAGGCTAATCTTTCACATGCAGCAGAGTTGATAAAAAAAGCAGCAAAGGAAGGTGGTGAGATACTAGTACTGCCTGAAATGTTTGTTTGTCCATATTCTAAAAAATATTTTAGGGATTTCAGTGAAGAAATTGATGAAAATAATATAGAAGATACTTCAGAAAGTTTAAAACTTCTTACTAATTTAGCCAGAGAACTAAAAGTATATATTATATGCGGAAGCATACCTGAGATGCATAATGGTAATTTATACAATACAAGTTATGCACTTAATGATTCTGGTGTCATGATTGGCAAATACAGAAAAATTCATCTTTTTAATATTAATATAAAAAATAAGGTAAGCTTTAAAGAATCTGATACATTTGCATGTGGAGATAAAGCAGTTACCTTTGACACTAAATGGGGAAAGATGGGTACAGTTATATGTTTTGATATCAGATTTAATGAACTTATAAGAGAATTGGCCTTACATGATGCAAAAATAGTGTTTGTACCTGCAGTTTTTAATCCTTTAACTGGCAAAGATCATTGGGATCTGCTATTTAGAAGCAGGGCAGTTGATAACCAGATATTTACCATTGGCTGCTGCTCTGCCAGAAATCCAGATTTAATAAAATATACGACCTATGGACATTCTTTAGCAGTTAATCCATGGGGAAACATTATAGAACAAATTCCAAATAATGATGAGGATATTTTAATGGTTCAATTGGATTTAGATGAAATAGATTCCGTCAGGCAGCAGCTTCCTGTATTAAGCAGCATAAAAAAAGATTTATAG
- the yedF gene encoding sulfurtransferase-like selenium metabolism protein YedF, translated as MKNIIDCKGLECPQPVINTKKYFDSIYEGSATVIVDNETAKNNVMKFAGSNGYHTEVKDENNLHYIEITKTKSEVHEDKSSKENDLCIVISSSFLGSGDDKLGAVLMKSYMYALSESDNLPESLIFINGGVKLTVKDSDCLSSIKKIQEKGVNILSCGTCLDFYNLKEKLAVGEISNMYTIVEKMNKASNTIKL; from the coding sequence ATGAAAAATATAATAGACTGCAAGGGATTGGAATGCCCTCAGCCTGTAATAAATACCAAAAAATACTTTGATTCTATATATGAAGGATCTGCAACTGTTATAGTGGATAATGAAACTGCAAAGAATAATGTTATGAAATTTGCAGGCAGCAATGGATATCATACAGAAGTTAAAGATGAAAATAATTTGCATTATATAGAAATTACAAAAACAAAATCAGAAGTGCATGAGGACAAAAGTTCAAAAGAAAATGATTTATGCATAGTAATAAGCTCATCTTTTTTAGGCTCTGGTGATGATAAACTAGGTGCAGTATTAATGAAAAGTTATATGTATGCCCTTTCTGAAAGTGATAATCTGCCAGAGTCCTTAATTTTTATTAATGGCGGCGTAAAGTTAACTGTAAAGGACTCTGACTGCCTTAGCAGCATTAAAAAGATACAGGAAAAGGGAGTTAATATTTTAAGCTGCGGGACATGCCTGGATTTTTATAATTTAAAGGAAAAGCTGGCAGTGGGTGAAATAAGCAATATGTACACTATTGTTGAAAAAATGAATAAAGCATCAAATACAATAAAACTATAA
- a CDS encoding glycosyltransferase family 2 protein, producing MNKFVFNITALFQISVFLITLYYLFLSFFGFYKKKDNGAEKCAPNKKFALLVAAHNEEAVIDKIIESLLELDYPKELYDIFVIADNCNDKTAEIARRYNVNVFERKVLNKRGKGFALDWMFKKIFEMDVKYDSVAIFDADNLVSKNFLKEMNYKLMNGYKVVQGYIDSKNPDDSWITESYSISFWSANRLFQLARSNLGLSNQIGGTGFCVDTEILKKLGWGATCLTEDLEFTCKLVLNGEKVGWAHNAVVYDEKPLTLKQSWCQRKRWMQGFADVSSRFFTKLMKKAIKQRDFKAFDCALYTVQPFVTLLIGVSAVLTLVQNNSANGLSIFVINYLFTPIVWKLFSVFQFIFTPLVMLLENKLSKKLFFTFSLYSLNIIIFGFIFGDNMKLYQLTLAHIVYFSLFVVVLAIADRKYSLKIFIWYMLYGVYTLTWIPITIQGIIDKDNKEWSHTKHIRQISIQDVE from the coding sequence ATGAATAAATTTGTATTTAACATTACTGCACTTTTCCAAATATCAGTATTTTTAATAACTTTATATTATCTTTTTCTATCATTTTTCGGTTTTTATAAAAAAAAGGATAATGGAGCAGAAAAATGTGCTCCAAATAAAAAGTTTGCATTATTAGTTGCAGCACATAATGAAGAAGCTGTTATAGACAAAATTATTGAAAGTCTGCTTGAACTGGATTACCCTAAAGAATTGTACGATATTTTTGTAATAGCAGATAATTGTAATGATAAAACCGCTGAAATAGCCAGAAGATATAATGTAAATGTATTTGAGAGGAAAGTTCTGAACAAAAGAGGTAAGGGCTTTGCACTTGACTGGATGTTTAAAAAGATTTTTGAAATGGATGTAAAATATGACTCTGTAGCTATTTTTGACGCAGATAATTTAGTTTCAAAGAACTTCTTAAAGGAAATGAATTATAAGCTGATGAATGGTTATAAAGTAGTTCAAGGCTATATTGACAGCAAAAACCCTGATGACTCATGGATAACAGAATCTTATTCTATTTCATTCTGGTCTGCTAACAGATTATTTCAGCTTGCAAGATCAAACCTTGGATTATCAAATCAGATTGGCGGAACAGGATTTTGTGTGGATACAGAGATATTAAAAAAATTAGGATGGGGAGCTACCTGCTTAACTGAAGACCTTGAATTCACATGTAAACTTGTGCTTAATGGAGAGAAGGTAGGCTGGGCACATAATGCAGTTGTGTACGATGAAAAGCCTCTTACATTAAAGCAGTCCTGGTGTCAGAGGAAAAGATGGATGCAGGGATTTGCGGATGTTTCCTCAAGGTTTTTTACAAAGCTTATGAAAAAGGCAATAAAACAGAGAGATTTCAAAGCCTTTGACTGTGCATTATATACAGTACAGCCCTTTGTAACTCTTTTAATAGGTGTATCAGCAGTGCTTACATTAGTTCAGAATAACAGTGCAAATGGCTTAAGTATTTTTGTTATAAATTATTTATTTACACCAATAGTATGGAAATTATTTAGTGTGTTTCAATTCATATTTACTCCTTTAGTAATGCTTTTGGAAAATAAATTATCTAAAAAATTATTTTTTACATTTAGCTTGTATTCTTTAAATATAATAATTTTTGGGTTTATATTTGGAGATAACATGAAATTATATCAGCTTACATTAGCACATATAGTATATTTCAGTTTATTTGTAGTAGTTCTTGCTATAGCTGATAGAAAATATTCACTTAAGATATTTATCTGGTATATGTTATATGGTGTATATACATTAACCTGGATACCAATAACAATACAGGGCATTATAGATAAGGATAATAAGGAATGGAGTCACACAAAACATATAAGACAAATAAGTATTCAGGATGTTGAATAA
- the ord gene encoding 2,4-diaminopentanoate dehydrogenase — protein sequence MDNKVRVVICGLGSMGSGIARMILNKKGFQIVGAIDMDPNKAGKKLCEVLNIHEDEENHVIITKDYNKILKKNFADVFVLATSSFTKSVFPFIKLAAEAGMNVVTTAEEMSYPKALDKELSEEMDKIAKENNVSILGTGVNPGFIMDYVVIMLTGVCDSVENIKVSRVNDLSCFGKAVMEEQGIGLKKEDFIKGVNNNTIAGHVGFIQSFGMMEEAFNIKFDKVTQEKEPIISKTQRSTSIASVEPGQVAGCRQSGHGYWKDKLFVDMKHPQQIRPDLENVDTGDYINIQGSPNLNVQIKPEIPGGIATVAICVNMIPHVINSTPGLKTMLDLPIPRAILGDVRELIQL from the coding sequence ATGGATAATAAAGTTAGAGTAGTAATTTGCGGTTTAGGTTCAATGGGAAGCGGGATTGCCAGGATGATCTTAAATAAAAAAGGCTTTCAAATTGTTGGCGCCATAGATATGGATCCAAACAAAGCCGGGAAAAAGCTTTGTGAAGTATTAAATATTCATGAAGATGAAGAAAATCATGTTATTATAACAAAAGATTATAACAAAATACTTAAAAAGAATTTTGCAGATGTTTTTGTATTAGCCACCTCCTCATTTACAAAGTCTGTGTTTCCATTTATAAAATTAGCAGCTGAAGCTGGTATGAATGTGGTTACAACAGCAGAAGAAATGTCTTATCCAAAAGCCCTTGATAAAGAATTAAGTGAGGAAATGGACAAAATAGCAAAAGAAAATAATGTATCTATATTAGGTACAGGGGTTAATCCAGGATTCATTATGGATTATGTTGTTATAATGCTCACTGGAGTATGCGATTCTGTAGAAAATATAAAGGTATCAAGAGTTAATGATTTATCATGCTTTGGTAAAGCTGTTATGGAGGAGCAGGGAATAGGTTTAAAAAAGGAGGATTTTATAAAAGGAGTCAATAATAACACCATAGCTGGTCATGTAGGATTTATTCAATCCTTTGGAATGATGGAGGAAGCATTTAACATTAAATTTGATAAAGTTACTCAGGAGAAAGAGCCTATAATATCAAAAACACAGCGTTCCACCAGCATTGCATCTGTGGAGCCTGGCCAGGTAGCAGGCTGCAGACAGTCAGGACATGGCTATTGGAAAGATAAACTATTTGTTGATATGAAACATCCTCAACAGATAAGGCCTGATTTGGAAAATGTGGACACTGGCGATTATATTAATATCCAAGGCAGCCCAAATTTAAATGTTCAGATAAAACCTGAAATACCTGGAGGTATTGCTACAGTTGCAATATGTGTAAACATGATTCCTCATGTAATAAATTCTACTCCTGGCTTAAAAACTATGCTGGATCTGCCAATTCCCCGTGCCATATTGGGAGACGTAAGAGAACTTATTCAGTTATAA